In one Mucilaginibacter ginsenosidivorax genomic region, the following are encoded:
- a CDS encoding C1 family peptidase, which translates to MNKQPVLLLVFIILNLVCCIRAMAQSKTLTLNARTLHHGFTQPDMQYSDLKSQQDTLFKNSRQFGLILDDTLYDSAPRLAVGSKSPVTAPQFSLKNYTPYPGNQGQCNSCVCWAASYGALTTSWAYKNNITDRAKITSDAKSPMFVYVQIANSCERGSRLNDALTILKKQGACSINDFNPQTYYTSDNHLGDIEPLKPIALPYRIKDFATVFPLNSDSAKKVDETRNSIANHQPVVAGFQLYSSFYDVNSTNFLWSPNPAAEQKLASHAMCIVGYNDYLKTFEVMNSWGIGWGNGGYFNISYKDFARLANYGYQVTLDDRPTPDAAVKVGGDFAIERFQSWDDKKDKPVFDAVSPKLENNEYTLHAEFSKGDYLRLFAKNVSSNCYIYVFSIDPNGKGEVLYPFSKNEAFSAAHGLIGNVTEVPRIYDNAVLEIPGNNKVITTDVSGLDNMVILYSYNQIENISDIVTQVKESAKPFMMDKLKEVLGNRLMPIGSLQYQPGKMSVTGTSKSGDIIPIILKVNVN; encoded by the coding sequence ATGAATAAGCAACCTGTACTTTTACTTGTATTCATCATATTAAACCTGGTTTGCTGTATCCGAGCGATGGCCCAGTCAAAAACCTTGACGCTTAACGCGCGCACCTTGCATCATGGCTTCACACAGCCGGATATGCAATACTCCGATTTAAAATCGCAGCAAGACACCTTGTTTAAAAATAGCCGGCAGTTTGGGTTAATATTGGATGATACTTTATATGACAGCGCGCCGCGGTTGGCAGTCGGCAGCAAATCGCCGGTTACAGCCCCACAATTTTCGCTTAAAAATTACACACCCTATCCTGGCAACCAGGGGCAATGTAACTCCTGCGTGTGCTGGGCAGCCAGTTATGGTGCGCTTACCACCTCATGGGCTTACAAAAACAATATAACCGACAGGGCAAAAATCACAAGCGATGCCAAATCGCCGATGTTTGTATATGTACAAATAGCCAACAGCTGCGAGCGCGGGTCAAGGCTGAACGATGCGTTAACCATACTAAAAAAACAAGGGGCTTGTTCCATAAACGATTTTAACCCCCAAACTTATTACACATCTGATAATCATTTGGGAGATATTGAACCTTTAAAGCCCATTGCTTTGCCATACCGAATTAAAGATTTTGCTACTGTGTTTCCTCTTAATTCCGATTCGGCTAAAAAAGTTGATGAAACCCGTAATAGCATTGCAAACCATCAGCCTGTTGTTGCTGGCTTTCAGCTGTATTCCAGCTTTTACGATGTAAATTCAACTAATTTCCTATGGTCGCCCAACCCCGCTGCCGAGCAAAAGCTGGCATCACACGCCATGTGCATAGTAGGTTACAACGATTATCTGAAAACCTTCGAGGTGATGAACAGTTGGGGCATTGGCTGGGGCAATGGCGGGTACTTCAATATCAGCTATAAGGACTTTGCAAGGCTTGCCAATTACGGCTACCAGGTAACGCTCGATGACCGGCCCACTCCCGATGCCGCGGTGAAAGTTGGCGGCGATTTTGCGATAGAACGCTTCCAGTCATGGGATGATAAAAAGGATAAACCTGTATTTGATGCCGTGAGTCCAAAACTCGAGAATAACGAATATACACTGCATGCCGAATTTAGCAAAGGCGATTATTTACGACTTTTTGCAAAAAACGTGAGCTCTAACTGTTATATCTACGTATTTAGCATTGATCCTAATGGCAAGGGCGAGGTATTATACCCCTTCAGTAAAAATGAAGCTTTCAGCGCTGCACATGGCCTGATTGGGAATGTAACAGAGGTGCCACGTATTTACGATAACGCCGTGTTGGAGATACCAGGCAACAATAAGGTTATTACCACGGATGTTAGCGGCCTTGATAATATGGTGATTTTATACAGCTATAACCAAATAGAAAATATCAGCGACATTGTTACCCAGGTAAAAGAAAGCGCCAAACCATTTATGATGGATAAACTTAAAGAGGTGCTTGGTAATCGCCTGATGCCCATCGGCAGCCTGCAATATCAACCCGGAAAAATGAGTGTTACAGGTACTTCAAAAAGTGGCGATATCATCCCCATAATTTTAAAAGTAAATGTAAACTAA
- a CDS encoding tetratricopeptide repeat protein: MDKKLLIKNLRRAGSILFLLLFSVAGFAQKLTLKDAREISYQATETVKRIPDLLNVINDPNNIASDLIQIEGDSYKPSRNQLFYNKDITVENDIDPLASLGNSKDISIDKYMTTLDLQYDKSTDATINYNNLVPSFVKKKDFVFVNVKFDGEFKGKYKVKNIAYKTRPRIATIRMVSGGNGKWSAYVMGISFYDPAKPIESTENNTDIYTDTSATATVVPPDSVFKESSSFRTAKEEQEKAIQVNFNEYVNTGNGYFADQRYKDALEMYVKAQNLKAFVPALDKKVMDTKRMVAEYTYDNFKNKGDKAKDERRYNEAIRFYQKALTLKPEANAEIAAATAPLNKMLILIASPGNKVGSGLLDEAIDECDKILKEHKKDKSEYPEVFFIKAKAYEAMIAKKPDETKAIDRALENYSFAIQYFPNYLDARIARAAFYIKYKNDFSSAISDYDVLTLSATDDAPEKPGYFDTKGHWKDKVGNYAGALDEYGKAIALNDKNAVFYFDRGEILYRYGKTEDAQKDLDAALKLNPKYEAAYYIRGLNYVAAKNNSSAGADFIEAEKLGFESAQQQKIDSISNAYFLSAEDLRQKHDFTNADTAYDNALKIRKCNALALHGKAEIRFTRAVEFGKKDIGAKSQYLESIDFNRRAIACNNDLSDAHFKMGLAHNRITNYDKAIKSYDEAIRSDKNNYSAYLEQGNTYQIQQKYAKAVEDFGQAISILKVNLEAAKNGSKNDLAKEITLNLSTAQELYGEALYNSKDYDNALISLDQSLNYNEFNSEALYYRGLVRVQQGDFNKAYKDYYAAIKITPKYKYFYANGDASLTNKNYEQAISNYNDAITADTLSTVRNRFYLLGLSYFKNKAFENAATAFASYEKGGVLRSDSSFNAEYGLTLLYNNQDTLAVKHLTQALTQKSNDASALYSMGCSFAKKSQFDKAMEYFEKAFATRQLTRDEIKLAENTFLVDLYKTKPVKTKYNQLKKQYTD; encoded by the coding sequence ATGGATAAAAAATTACTTATCAAAAATTTACGACGCGCAGGCAGCATACTTTTTCTGCTGTTATTTTCGGTGGCTGGTTTTGCCCAAAAGCTGACGCTTAAGGATGCACGCGAAATTAGTTACCAGGCTACAGAAACCGTGAAACGGATACCTGACCTGCTTAACGTTATTAACGATCCTAACAACATAGCCAGCGACCTGATCCAGATTGAAGGCGACAGCTACAAGCCATCGCGAAACCAGCTCTTTTACAACAAGGACATTACCGTTGAGAATGATATTGACCCTCTGGCCTCGCTTGGCAACAGCAAGGATATAAGTATTGATAAGTACATGACCACGCTTGATTTACAATACGACAAATCAACAGATGCTACTATTAACTATAACAACCTGGTGCCTTCCTTCGTCAAAAAAAAGGACTTTGTATTTGTTAACGTTAAGTTCGATGGTGAGTTTAAGGGCAAATACAAGGTTAAAAACATCGCCTATAAAACAAGGCCGCGCATTGCAACTATCAGGATGGTAAGCGGCGGTAATGGCAAATGGTCGGCTTACGTCATGGGTATCAGCTTTTATGACCCGGCGAAGCCAATAGAATCTACAGAGAACAATACAGATATATATACAGATACATCGGCCACGGCAACCGTTGTACCTCCCGATAGTGTATTTAAAGAAAGTAGTTCGTTCCGTACGGCTAAAGAAGAGCAGGAAAAAGCGATTCAGGTCAATTTTAACGAATATGTAAACACCGGCAACGGCTATTTTGCCGATCAGCGTTATAAAGATGCTTTAGAGATGTATGTAAAAGCTCAAAACCTAAAGGCATTTGTTCCGGCGCTTGATAAGAAAGTGATGGATACCAAACGCATGGTTGCCGAGTACACTTACGACAACTTTAAAAACAAAGGAGATAAAGCCAAAGATGAGCGCAGGTATAATGAAGCCATAAGGTTTTACCAAAAGGCGCTCACTTTAAAACCGGAAGCTAACGCCGAAATAGCAGCCGCAACTGCGCCGCTCAATAAAATGCTTATCCTCATTGCATCTCCGGGCAACAAAGTTGGGTCGGGATTATTAGATGAGGCTATTGATGAATGCGACAAAATACTAAAGGAACACAAAAAAGACAAAAGTGAGTACCCGGAGGTGTTTTTTATTAAGGCTAAGGCGTATGAAGCTATGATTGCTAAAAAGCCCGATGAAACCAAAGCAATAGACAGGGCCCTGGAAAATTACTCATTTGCCATACAATATTTCCCAAATTACCTGGATGCCCGTATTGCCCGGGCAGCCTTTTATATAAAATACAAAAACGATTTTAGCAGCGCCATTTCTGATTATGATGTACTAACGTTGAGCGCTACGGATGATGCGCCCGAGAAACCAGGTTATTTTGATACAAAAGGACATTGGAAAGATAAAGTTGGTAATTATGCCGGCGCGCTTGATGAGTACGGTAAGGCGATAGCTTTGAATGATAAAAACGCTGTTTTTTATTTTGATAGGGGAGAAATTTTATACCGGTACGGAAAAACTGAAGATGCCCAAAAGGATCTTGACGCAGCACTTAAATTAAACCCCAAATATGAGGCGGCTTACTATATCAGGGGTTTAAATTATGTGGCAGCAAAAAACAACAGCAGTGCCGGCGCCGATTTTATTGAAGCCGAAAAGTTGGGATTTGAATCTGCGCAGCAACAAAAGATTGATTCTATAAGTAATGCCTATTTCCTATCGGCCGAAGATTTACGTCAAAAGCACGATTTTACTAATGCGGATACCGCTTATGACAATGCGCTCAAAATACGCAAATGTAATGCACTGGCGCTTCATGGCAAGGCCGAGATAAGGTTTACAAGGGCTGTGGAGTTTGGCAAAAAAGATATAGGCGCAAAATCACAGTACCTGGAATCAATTGATTTTAACAGGCGCGCCATTGCCTGTAATAACGATTTATCTGACGCTCATTTTAAAATGGGGCTTGCTCACAACCGGATAACCAATTATGATAAGGCTATAAAGAGTTACGATGAGGCCATCCGCAGTGACAAAAATAACTACAGCGCGTACCTTGAACAAGGTAACACGTACCAGATACAGCAAAAATATGCTAAAGCCGTTGAGGATTTTGGCCAGGCCATCAGTATCCTGAAAGTTAACCTTGAGGCAGCTAAAAATGGCTCAAAGAATGACCTTGCAAAAGAAATTACCCTCAACCTTTCAACTGCCCAGGAACTTTATGGCGAAGCATTGTATAATTCAAAAGACTACGATAATGCGTTAATATCGTTGGACCAATCGCTTAATTATAATGAATTTAATTCCGAGGCATTATACTACCGTGGTTTGGTACGTGTACAGCAAGGCGATTTTAACAAAGCGTATAAAGACTATTACGCCGCCATAAAAATAACGCCCAAATATAAATACTTTTACGCCAACGGTGATGCCTCTTTAACCAATAAAAATTACGAACAGGCCATCAGCAATTATAACGACGCTATAACTGCCGATACCCTATCAACCGTTAGGAATAGGTTTTACCTGCTTGGGCTGAGTTACTTTAAGAATAAAGCATTTGAAAACGCCGCTACAGCTTTTGCCAGCTACGAAAAAGGAGGAGTATTACGTAGCGACAGTTCATTCAACGCCGAGTATGGTTTAACGCTATTGTACAACAACCAGGATACCCTTGCCGTTAAGCATTTAACCCAGGCGTTAACCCAAAAGAGTAATGATGCCAGCGCATTATACAGCATGGGTTGCTCTTTTGCAAAGAAAAGCCAGTTTGATAAGGCAATGGAATATTTTGAAAAAGCCTTTGCCACCAGGCAGCTAACCCGGGATGAAATTAAACTGGCCGAAAATACTTTCCTGGTAGATTTGTATAAAACCAAACCTGTGAAAACCAAATATAACCAGCTGAAAAAGCAGTATACCGATTGA
- a CDS encoding tetratricopeptide repeat protein, protein MKKLLLAFFLLIPAITLNAQQTAESYLKSAIDKQSSGDNEGAIADCTKALTFGQNIADITNVRAVSLFNLGQYEQAIEDFNRTIRAYPTNALAYNYRGTCRYILGKTDKMDKQQRQVLESIKDFSAAIRISPKYASAYANRGNAKVCVHLYNEAINDFSEAIAIDPANATYYNNRAFARTVVGKNIDAINDCNTALRLDPKLAAGAYRNRGNAEIKLGKYEAAIEDCSKAIGLDLQNPKAYNYRGYAYYMAGKFDLAIKDDDTSTDYKEDDSTPYWQYRDEAEVKLNKQGGVIPVATKVVAAVPANKSAGSSSLSNSQPTSPAITPPAITLPVKPVPVTETAAINVPANTAPIKQATAVLPQQPPTVSQSTIAPPENNASNTFVNFQWIKPVDDISSLPNGVLKPFDSNEIQIKIKVNSNVPLDPKEFHLFMNNADVSNGNKMTTASIEDLKRKANTYQYNYITTVKVGLDTSVIRLAYKNYAPSDDLTVVYRPQDISLHILAIGTEGQSLKYPEKDATDFASIFSDQKGAGKLFHDVSAKVLIGDDAKAINMANEIGMWAGKQYNERDVLMLFISSHGLIENGHLVITGSDYKATNSRQTTIDFKSQVVDQLEALNCKKFIFIDACNSGAGLGDGGKAALQDVTGEINKMATSGNGITIISSSSSTEKSWEDESWGNGAFTRAIKDGLQDMKADKDGNGFVTMNELFEYVKIRVADLISQAGKKDENGNPVTQTPKMVNPRGDVSIYIK, encoded by the coding sequence ATGAAGAAACTTTTACTTGCTTTTTTTTTACTAATTCCAGCCATTACCCTAAATGCCCAGCAAACTGCCGAAAGTTATTTAAAGAGTGCAATAGACAAACAAAGCTCAGGAGATAACGAGGGCGCTATAGCGGATTGTACCAAAGCATTAACTTTTGGACAGAATATTGCCGATATAACCAATGTAAGGGCGGTATCATTATTTAACCTTGGCCAGTATGAGCAGGCAATTGAAGATTTTAACCGTACTATTCGAGCTTATCCTACCAACGCGCTGGCTTATAACTACAGAGGCACTTGCCGGTATATACTTGGCAAAACAGATAAAATGGATAAACAACAGCGCCAGGTGCTGGAGTCCATCAAAGATTTTTCCGCCGCTATCCGTATTTCGCCCAAATATGCCTCGGCTTATGCCAACCGCGGCAATGCAAAGGTGTGTGTACATTTATATAATGAGGCAATAAATGATTTTTCCGAAGCTATTGCTATCGACCCTGCCAACGCTACTTATTATAACAACCGTGCCTTTGCACGCACCGTGGTAGGTAAAAATATTGATGCAATAAATGATTGCAATACAGCGCTTCGTTTAGACCCTAAACTGGCCGCAGGCGCTTACCGTAACCGCGGCAATGCCGAAATAAAACTGGGTAAATATGAAGCAGCGATAGAAGATTGCAGCAAAGCCATTGGCCTTGACCTGCAAAACCCCAAAGCCTACAATTACCGGGGATACGCTTATTATATGGCGGGTAAGTTTGACCTGGCGATAAAAGACGATGATACCAGCACCGATTATAAAGAAGATGATAGTACTCCCTACTGGCAATACCGCGACGAAGCCGAAGTTAAATTGAATAAACAAGGTGGAGTAATACCCGTGGCTACAAAAGTAGTAGCAGCGGTGCCGGCCAATAAATCCGCGGGGAGTTCATCTTTAAGCAATTCGCAACCAACAAGCCCGGCTATTACGCCTCCGGCAATAACCTTGCCGGTAAAACCCGTTCCTGTAACCGAAACGGCGGCAATAAACGTGCCTGCTAATACTGCACCTATAAAACAGGCAACAGCCGTTCTGCCGCAACAACCGCCCACGGTAAGCCAAAGTACAATTGCACCGCCGGAGAACAATGCAAGTAACACTTTTGTAAATTTTCAGTGGATTAAGCCGGTCGACGATATCAGCAGCCTGCCAAATGGTGTTTTAAAACCTTTTGACAGCAATGAAATACAGATTAAAATAAAGGTAAACTCTAATGTGCCGCTTGATCCAAAAGAGTTTCACCTGTTTATGAACAATGCCGATGTAAGCAACGGCAATAAAATGACAACCGCCAGTATAGAAGATTTAAAGCGCAAGGCAAATACATATCAATATAATTATATAACCACCGTGAAAGTTGGGCTCGATACAAGCGTTATTAGGCTTGCATACAAAAATTACGCGCCAAGCGATGATCTCACAGTTGTTTATCGTCCGCAGGATATAAGCCTGCACATACTGGCCATAGGTACCGAAGGGCAAAGCCTAAAATATCCCGAAAAGGATGCAACCGATTTTGCAAGTATATTTAGCGACCAAAAAGGCGCAGGCAAGTTATTTCATGACGTAAGCGCAAAGGTTTTGATAGGCGATGATGCTAAAGCTATAAACATGGCTAACGAAATTGGAATGTGGGCCGGTAAACAATATAATGAACGGGATGTGCTTATGTTATTTATCTCATCGCATGGATTGATTGAAAACGGGCACCTGGTAATTACAGGATCGGACTATAAGGCCACCAACAGCAGGCAAACAACTATCGATTTTAAAAGCCAGGTTGTTGACCAGCTGGAGGCACTAAATTGTAAGAAATTTATTTTTATTGATGCCTGCAACAGTGGTGCAGGGCTGGGCGATGGAGGTAAGGCGGCCCTGCAAGACGTGACCGGTGAAATTAATAAGATGGCAACATCAGGCAACGGCATTACCATCATCAGCTCGAGCAGCAGCACCGAAAAAAGTTGGGAGGATGAAAGCTGGGGAAATGGCGCCTTTACCAGGGCAATAAAAGATGGACTGCAGGATATGAAGGCCGACAAAGACGGCAATGGCTTTGTGACCATGAATGAATTGTTTGAGTATGTAAAAATCCGGGTGGCCGACCTAATAAGCCAGGCGGGTAAGAAAGACGAAAACGGCAACCCGGTTACACAAACCCCTAAAATGGTAAATCCCCGGGGCGATGTAAGCATCTACATAAAATAG